Proteins encoded within one genomic window of [Enterobacter] lignolyticus SCF1:
- a CDS encoding GntR family transcriptional regulator, giving the protein MKYLDIYHLLKEQILKGEYPAGTPVEGEHALAERYGVSRPTIQKAVARLKRESFVHTRQGSGIFVNPPEFYQDNNVITLSERIHRDQTLDSVVLSYDIQPADDALASLFAQDAGALLIHYRRMRIINQQPAIIEETWMPQSLFPDFCQDTCRQSVLQYIEQTCGFAISHDVKTWSGTMLNADEAWLLRLSEGEVRLRISHKVYLQSGQLAQYTLETLATNSVTTVSMR; this is encoded by the coding sequence ATGAAGTATCTCGACATTTATCATCTACTGAAAGAGCAGATCCTCAAAGGCGAGTACCCCGCAGGAACGCCTGTCGAGGGGGAGCATGCCCTCGCGGAACGCTATGGCGTGAGCCGCCCGACGATTCAGAAAGCGGTTGCCCGTCTGAAACGCGAGTCCTTCGTACACACGCGCCAGGGCTCGGGGATCTTCGTCAATCCGCCGGAGTTTTATCAGGACAACAACGTTATCACGCTCTCCGAGCGCATCCATCGCGACCAGACGCTGGACAGCGTGGTGCTGAGTTACGACATCCAACCCGCGGACGATGCGCTGGCATCGCTGTTCGCTCAGGATGCGGGGGCGCTGCTGATTCACTACCGACGAATGCGCATCATCAACCAGCAGCCGGCAATCATTGAAGAGACCTGGATGCCGCAGTCCCTGTTCCCGGATTTTTGCCAGGATACCTGCCGCCAATCGGTCCTGCAGTATATTGAGCAGACCTGCGGTTTCGCCATCAGCCATGACGTCAAAACCTGGTCCGGCACCATGCTTAACGCCGATGAGGCCTGGCTGTTGCGCCTGTCCGAAGGCGAAGTGCGCTTACGGATAAGTCACAAAGTTTACCTGCAAAGCGGCCAGCTGGCGCAGTACACGCTTGAGACGCTGGCTACCAACAGCGTCACCACGGTGTCAATGCGCTAA
- the cbpA gene encoding curved DNA-binding protein encodes MELKDYYAIMGVKPTDDLKTIKTAYRRLARKYHPDVSKEPDAEARFKEVAEAWEVLSDEQRRTEYDALWQHRNDPQFCQHAPHGHGQQGQNYRPEDFDDLFSSIFGQHAQQSRQRHSARGHDLEIDVAVFLEETLEAHSRTISYSLPVYNVFGMVEQEIPKTLNVKIPAGVGDGQRIRLKGQGTPGENGGPNGDLWLVIRIAPHPLFDIVGHNLEIVVPLAPWEAALGAKVTVPTLKESILLTIPPGSQAGQRLRIKGKGLVNKQHTGDLFAVIKIVMPPKPDAQSATLWQQLAEAQSAYDPRQTWGKA; translated from the coding sequence ATGGAATTAAAGGATTATTACGCCATCATGGGCGTGAAGCCGACGGACGACCTTAAAACCATCAAGACCGCCTATCGCCGTCTGGCGCGTAAATACCACCCTGACGTCAGTAAAGAACCCGATGCCGAAGCCCGCTTCAAAGAGGTGGCCGAAGCCTGGGAAGTGCTCAGCGACGAGCAGCGCCGCACGGAATATGACGCCCTCTGGCAGCACCGCAACGACCCGCAGTTCTGCCAGCACGCGCCGCATGGCCATGGCCAGCAGGGCCAGAACTACCGCCCGGAAGACTTCGACGATCTGTTCTCCTCTATTTTCGGCCAGCACGCCCAGCAGTCGCGGCAGCGGCACAGCGCCCGCGGCCACGACCTTGAAATCGACGTCGCCGTCTTTCTGGAAGAGACGCTGGAAGCGCACAGCCGCACCATCAGCTACAGCCTGCCGGTCTATAACGTTTTCGGTATGGTGGAGCAGGAGATCCCCAAAACCCTGAATGTTAAAATCCCCGCAGGCGTGGGCGACGGACAGCGCATTCGCCTGAAAGGCCAGGGCACGCCGGGCGAGAACGGCGGACCCAACGGCGATCTGTGGCTGGTTATCCGCATTGCGCCGCATCCGCTGTTCGACATCGTCGGGCACAACCTGGAGATCGTCGTACCGCTGGCCCCGTGGGAGGCCGCGCTCGGCGCGAAGGTCACGGTGCCGACGCTCAAAGAGAGCATTCTGCTGACTATTCCGCCGGGCAGCCAGGCCGGGCAGCGGCTGCGCATCAAGGGCAAAGGGCTGGTGAACAAGCAGCATACCGGCGATTTGTTCGCGGTGATCAAAATCGTCATGCCGCCTAAACCCGATGCGCAAAGCGCCACGCTGTGGCAGCAGCTGGCGGAGGCGCAATCCGCCTACGATCCGCGCCAGACATGGGGGAAAGCATAA
- the cbpM gene encoding chaperone modulator CbpM, protein MAQVTVTFTVSEFCLHTGVSEEDLQEIVGLGVIEPARIQAEQWIFDDRAVTVVHRALRLRRELALDWPGIAVTLTLLEENERLKQENRLLLQRLSRFTG, encoded by the coding sequence ATGGCTCAGGTAACTGTCACCTTTACGGTGAGTGAATTTTGTCTGCATACCGGCGTGTCCGAAGAAGATCTGCAGGAAATCGTCGGGCTTGGCGTCATCGAGCCCGCCAGGATCCAGGCCGAGCAGTGGATCTTCGACGATCGCGCCGTCACCGTGGTGCACCGCGCGCTGCGCCTGCGCCGCGAGCTGGCGCTCGACTGGCCGGGCATCGCCGTCACCCTCACTCTGCTGGAGGAAAACGAGCGCCTGAAGCAGGAAAACCGGCTGCTGCTCCAGCGGCTGTCGCGCTTTACCGGCTGA
- a CDS encoding nucleotidyl transferase AbiEii/AbiGii toxin family protein: MDLRDSYARQVRLLMIALPHAAKEPCFALKGGTAINLFVQDFPRLSVDIDLAYKTFVDRDTDLASINSALMRITESLNRRPGITAIRQENKADEKRIVVHSTNAQIKIEVSPVWRGLLLPPTEMPVCERVEAEYGFTTMNVVSLADLYGGKICAALDRQHPRDLFDVLNMLEKPGLTREIVDGFLCYLAGHPRPIAELLAPNWDMAQISTLYSQEFSGMTQQETSLESLLSVTSLLLQALKSQLTDRDRQFLLSFKQNNPDWSLYRYPAIQHLPAIRWKLRNLIVLKDKNPAKFAATVDKLERVLDNA; encoded by the coding sequence ATGGATCTACGTGATAGTTATGCCCGACAGGTCAGGCTATTGATGATTGCTCTGCCGCATGCGGCGAAGGAACCCTGCTTTGCGCTGAAAGGCGGTACGGCAATCAATTTGTTTGTACAGGATTTTCCCCGTCTGTCGGTGGATATCGATCTGGCCTATAAGACTTTTGTGGATCGTGATACCGATCTGGCGAGCATCAACAGCGCTTTGATGCGTATTACAGAATCACTCAACCGCAGACCGGGGATCACGGCTATCCGGCAGGAGAATAAGGCCGATGAAAAGCGCATCGTCGTCCACTCAACGAATGCGCAGATCAAGATTGAAGTCAGTCCGGTCTGGCGCGGATTATTGTTACCACCAACAGAAATGCCGGTATGCGAACGGGTAGAAGCGGAATATGGTTTTACAACGATGAATGTCGTTTCACTGGCGGATCTTTACGGCGGTAAAATTTGCGCTGCGCTTGACCGTCAGCATCCTCGCGATCTGTTTGATGTTCTCAATATGCTGGAAAAACCGGGCCTGACGCGTGAGATAGTGGATGGTTTTCTCTGTTACCTGGCAGGTCACCCTCGCCCCATTGCCGAGTTGCTGGCACCAAACTGGGATATGGCGCAGATCTCCACACTGTACTCACAGGAATTTTCCGGGATGACGCAACAAGAAACATCGCTGGAGTCGCTCCTGTCAGTCACCTCGTTGCTGCTGCAGGCGCTGAAATCTCAGCTTACGGACAGGGATCGCCAGTTTTTACTCAGTTTTAAGCAAAACAATCCTGACTGGTCGCTGTATCGCTATCCTGCAATTCAGCATCTCCCGGCGATTCGCTGGAAACTGCGTAATCTGATTGTACTGAAGGATAAAAATCCGGCCAAATTCGCGGCGACGGTGGACAAGCTGGAGCGCGTTTTGGATAACGCGTAG
- a CDS encoding type IV toxin-antitoxin system AbiEi family antitoxin domain-containing protein: MTSYINWLMQNTLPGQVLLQSWLTRNGIDRKLSYLYVQNGWLRRLAHGVYCRTGREPDWVDAVYCLQTQWGKQIRVAGLTSLRLQGYAHYIEPGRPQVWLALPAYVKLPGWFAVFEQSATFVALYTSSLTVDITPFTLELKMGDRRLTGSVSELAAYEIACGVPSLISFEHADVLYQGMNLLSPRKLQALLCASHSVKTNRVMLYLAQRNAHPYFQYLNQNGIETGKGKRQIVPGGWLEPDYQITVPRAFKPEGTDDGST; encoded by the coding sequence TTGACAAGTTATATAAACTGGCTTATGCAGAACACCCTTCCCGGCCAGGTGTTGCTCCAGTCATGGCTTACCCGTAACGGCATAGACCGTAAGCTCTCTTATCTCTATGTCCAGAATGGCTGGCTCAGACGACTCGCTCATGGCGTTTACTGCCGGACAGGACGCGAGCCGGACTGGGTGGATGCGGTGTATTGTCTGCAAACACAGTGGGGAAAGCAGATACGGGTGGCGGGGCTGACCAGTCTTAGGCTACAGGGGTACGCGCACTACATTGAACCGGGCAGGCCGCAGGTCTGGCTTGCGCTTCCGGCCTACGTCAAACTGCCGGGGTGGTTCGCGGTCTTTGAACAATCCGCGACGTTTGTCGCACTGTATACGTCGAGTTTAACCGTTGATATAACGCCGTTTACTCTGGAACTGAAAATGGGTGACAGGCGGTTGACCGGGAGCGTATCAGAACTTGCCGCCTATGAGATCGCCTGCGGCGTCCCTTCGTTGATCTCATTCGAACATGCCGATGTGCTGTATCAGGGGATGAACCTTCTCAGCCCACGTAAGCTGCAGGCGCTGCTCTGCGCCAGCCATTCGGTTAAAACCAATCGGGTGATGCTTTATCTTGCCCAGCGTAATGCGCATCCTTATTTTCAGTACCTTAATCAAAACGGTATAGAAACAGGCAAAGGAAAGCGGCAAATCGTTCCCGGCGGCTGGCTTGAGCCGGATTATCAAATTACCGTTCCCCGCGCGTTTAAACCGGAAGGAACCGACGATGGATCTACGTGA
- the adiA gene encoding arginine decarboxylase — protein MKILIVESEFLHQDTWVGAAVARLAEALRRQDVDVMQSTSLDDGYAIIAANEAIDCLMFSYQMEEKDEHQRVRQLLDKLHERQQNVPVFLLGEREKATALIDQQLMELIDEFAWILEDSADFIAGRAVAAMNRYRQQMLPPLFSALVKYNGIHEYSWAAPGHQGGVGFTKTPAGRLYHDYYGENLFRTDMGIERTSLGSLLDHTGAFGESEKNAARVFGADRSWSVVVGTSGSNRTIMQACMTDDDVVVIDRNCHKSIEQGLILTGAKPVYMVPSRNRYGIIGPIYPQEMQPEALQEKIRTSPLTSEYAAHKPSYSVVTNCTYDGVCYNAKNAQALLEQTSDRIHFDEAWYGYARFNPVYADHYAMRGAPGDHNGPTVFATHSTHKLLNALSQASYIHVREGRGAVNFSRFNQAYMMHATTSPLYAICASNDVAVSMMDGNSGLSLTQEVIDEAIDFRQAMARLYRDFSDSNDWFFKPWNKETVTCPQTGQEIAFEDAPAELLAHDQNCWIMRPGETWHGFKDLPDNWSMLDPIKVSILAPGMGDDGSLLDSGVPAALVTAWLGRHGIVPTRTTDFQIMFLFSMGITRGKWGTLINTLCSFKRHYDSNAPLSQVMPELANQHPETYAGMGVRDLGDKMFAWLKANNPGASLNAAYASLPEAMMTPRDAYQAIVSDNVEMVAIEGLQNRIAANSVIPYPPGIPMLLSGENFGNSTSPQIAYLRALQSWDHEFPGFEHETEGTEIIDGIYHVMCIKA, from the coding sequence ATGAAAATACTCATTGTTGAAAGCGAATTTCTGCACCAGGACACCTGGGTCGGCGCGGCGGTCGCGCGTCTGGCAGAGGCGCTACGCCGCCAGGACGTTGACGTGATGCAATCCACCTCGCTCGACGACGGTTACGCCATCATTGCCGCTAACGAAGCCATTGATTGCCTGATGTTCAGCTATCAGATGGAAGAAAAGGATGAGCACCAGCGCGTGCGCCAACTGCTCGATAAGCTTCACGAACGTCAGCAAAACGTGCCGGTGTTCCTGCTCGGAGAACGCGAGAAGGCCACCGCGCTGATTGACCAGCAGCTGATGGAGCTTATCGATGAGTTCGCATGGATTCTGGAAGACTCCGCGGATTTCATCGCCGGACGCGCAGTGGCAGCGATGAACCGCTACCGCCAACAAATGCTGCCGCCGCTGTTCTCCGCGCTGGTGAAATATAACGGCATCCATGAATACTCCTGGGCCGCGCCGGGCCACCAGGGCGGTGTGGGCTTTACCAAAACGCCGGCAGGCCGCTTATATCACGACTATTACGGCGAAAACCTGTTCCGCACCGACATGGGGATTGAACGCACCTCGCTCGGCTCTCTGCTTGACCACACCGGCGCGTTTGGCGAAAGCGAAAAAAATGCGGCAAGGGTGTTTGGCGCAGACCGCTCCTGGTCCGTCGTCGTAGGCACCTCCGGCTCCAACCGCACCATCATGCAGGCCTGCATGACCGACGATGATGTGGTCGTGATTGACCGTAACTGCCACAAATCCATCGAACAGGGGCTGATCCTGACCGGAGCGAAGCCGGTCTATATGGTGCCAAGCCGTAACCGTTACGGCATTATCGGGCCTATCTACCCGCAGGAGATGCAGCCGGAAGCGTTGCAGGAAAAAATCCGCACCAGTCCGCTGACCAGCGAATATGCCGCGCACAAACCGTCCTACAGCGTCGTCACCAACTGCACCTACGATGGCGTGTGCTATAACGCCAAAAATGCGCAGGCGCTGCTGGAACAGACCAGCGATCGTATTCACTTTGACGAAGCCTGGTACGGCTATGCGCGCTTCAACCCGGTCTATGCCGACCACTATGCTATGCGCGGCGCCCCAGGCGATCATAACGGTCCAACCGTCTTCGCCACCCACTCCACGCATAAGCTGCTGAATGCGCTTTCTCAGGCCTCCTATATTCATGTTCGCGAAGGACGCGGCGCGGTGAACTTCTCCCGCTTCAACCAAGCCTACATGATGCATGCCACCACTTCGCCGCTGTACGCCATTTGCGCGTCAAACGACGTTGCGGTCTCCATGATGGACGGCAACAGCGGCCTGTCGCTGACGCAAGAGGTCATCGACGAAGCCATTGATTTCCGCCAGGCCATGGCGCGCCTGTACCGCGATTTTAGCGACAGCAACGACTGGTTCTTCAAACCGTGGAACAAAGAGACGGTGACCTGCCCGCAAACCGGTCAAGAGATAGCCTTTGAAGATGCGCCTGCCGAACTGCTGGCTCACGATCAGAACTGCTGGATTATGCGCCCGGGTGAAACCTGGCACGGCTTTAAGGATCTGCCGGATAACTGGAGCATGCTCGACCCGATCAAAGTCAGTATTCTGGCGCCCGGCATGGGCGACGACGGCAGCCTGCTGGACAGCGGCGTCCCCGCCGCGCTGGTTACCGCCTGGCTTGGCCGTCACGGCATCGTGCCGACCCGTACCACCGATTTCCAGATAATGTTCCTCTTCTCCATGGGTATCACCCGCGGTAAATGGGGTACGCTTATCAACACGCTGTGTTCCTTTAAGCGCCATTACGATAGCAACGCGCCGCTGTCGCAGGTCATGCCTGAACTGGCCAACCAGCACCCGGAGACCTATGCCGGAATGGGCGTTCGCGATTTGGGCGACAAAATGTTCGCCTGGTTGAAAGCCAACAATCCGGGCGCCAGCCTGAATGCCGCCTACGCCTCCCTGCCGGAAGCGATGATGACCCCGCGCGACGCGTATCAGGCCATCGTGTCCGATAACGTCGAAATGGTCGCCATTGAAGGATTGCAGAACCGCATTGCCGCCAACTCCGTCATCCCGTATCCGCCGGGAATCCCGATGCTGCTGTCCGGAGAAAACTTCGGTAACAGCACCAGCCCGCAGATTGCCTACCTGCGCGCCCTGCAGTCCTGGGATCATGAGTTTCCTGGTTTCGAGCACGAAACCGAAGGCACCGAAATTATCGACGGCATTTATCACGTCATGTGTATAAAAGCCTGA
- a CDS encoding AraC family transcriptional regulator, whose protein sequence is MRLRSHAPCVVVLTDTDVQVSINDRPSFILPANHLAIFSCNHNNIDLSHVDNALIAHISRSVLNDYLNFLDKDLTKITPWPRLAEPMYQRPCRTPAIFRQAALHSITQSHEGCEIARTRSLLFTVLSIFLEQPGFISFLMHMLRSSVKESVSRLIQSDIHKDWNLSLVASTLCLSQSLLKKKLKSENTSYSQIITDCRMRYAAQQLLTADKNIAQLSQSCGYRSTSYFISLFKTVYGITPLHYATRYRQRYLIA, encoded by the coding sequence ATGAGACTCAGAAGTCATGCACCGTGTGTGGTGGTATTAACCGATACGGACGTACAGGTTAGCATTAACGATCGCCCATCTTTCATACTACCGGCAAACCACCTGGCTATTTTCTCCTGTAACCATAACAACATCGATCTCTCACATGTCGATAATGCATTAATAGCGCATATCAGCCGTTCGGTGCTGAATGACTATCTCAATTTCCTGGACAAAGATCTTACAAAAATAACGCCATGGCCACGCCTCGCCGAACCAATGTACCAACGCCCATGCAGAACCCCTGCGATTTTTCGACAGGCGGCCCTGCACAGTATCACGCAATCTCATGAAGGCTGTGAAATTGCCCGCACCCGTTCACTCTTGTTTACCGTCCTGTCCATATTTCTGGAACAACCGGGATTTATTTCCTTCCTGATGCACATGCTGCGCAGTAGCGTAAAAGAGAGCGTCAGTCGGCTTATTCAAAGCGATATTCATAAAGACTGGAATTTGAGCCTGGTCGCCAGCACGTTATGCCTGAGCCAAAGCCTGCTGAAGAAAAAACTCAAGAGTGAAAACACCAGCTATAGCCAGATAATCACGGATTGCCGGATGCGCTATGCGGCACAGCAGCTCCTGACCGCCGACAAGAACATCGCTCAGTTGTCACAGTCCTGCGGCTACCGCAGCACATCCTATTTCATCTCGCTATTCAAGACGGTCTATGGCATCACGCCGCTGCACTATGCCACCCGTTATCGTCAGCGCTATCTGATCGCCTGA